One genomic window of Anaerolineae bacterium includes the following:
- the ppc gene encoding phosphoenolpyruvate carboxylase yields MATTRPGSLQTPLSADIHLLGDLLGQVIREQHGEEAFALVERVRLAAKARRTDDPDALRMLTATIEAQSPEALRILIKAFSHYFQLINIAEDQQRIRVLQAREAAGSLHESVEEAIGVLRGAGLEADAVRELLGRLRVRFVLTAHPSEAKRKEVLLKLRQIAGLMAYRDRQRLLPREERTLEAALVEEIEELWQTRLTRAISPTVMDEVDFGLYFLTAVIMDVVVEVMADLRAALAAAYPGAAWDDLPPILRYASWIGGDRDGNPNVTPEVTLRTLAALREAARSVYLGEIAFLRDHLTQSTDEAPVSTFLRYSIPVSDTLERRYPGELYRQKLTLIHDRLAADGYPSGAALLDDLRLLQESLRQNRGRHVASGALQRLIEKVRLFGLGLAPLEVRQDARLHRAALAEMFRAYGISADYETLPEAEKQALLTREIASGRPLFPPEPAFSPETNDVIATWRMIAQAQRRYGPEAIDTVIASRSEAPSDGLTMLLFAAEVGVAGQVDLVPLFETIDDLRGAAEVVAALFDNPAYARYLEGRGRRQQVMLGYSDSNKDGGYFASNWQLYSAQRALAELCRERGVLLELFHGRGGSIGRGGGPTSRAILSQPPAAMRGPIKITEQGEVIAYRYSNAAIARRHLHQVLHAALLATGGQAQVEVRPAWAAAMDTLAEEGRRAYRALVYETPGFLDYWRQATPIEQLPHLPIASRPVRRTPAGGFEAIRAIPWVFSWMQSRAIIPSWYGIGTALEAFCAGEEGGLALLVEMYREWPFFAALLDNVELDLAKADMGIAERYAELVTDGALRARVFSAITAEHERACQYVNRIIGQQRLLDHSPVIQHSIERRNPYVDPLNFIQVALLRALRDPATESGQRSALLELALSTVNGIAAGMKTTG; encoded by the coding sequence ATGGCGACGACCAGGCCCGGATCGCTGCAGACACCTTTGAGCGCCGACATTCATCTGCTCGGCGACCTGCTCGGCCAGGTTATCCGCGAGCAGCACGGTGAGGAAGCTTTCGCCCTGGTAGAGCGGGTGCGGCTGGCCGCCAAGGCCCGCCGCACCGACGATCCGGATGCGCTCCGAATGCTCACAGCGACCATTGAAGCCCAGTCCCCGGAAGCGCTGCGCATCCTGATCAAAGCCTTCAGCCACTACTTCCAGTTGATCAACATCGCCGAAGATCAGCAGCGTATTCGCGTCCTGCAGGCACGGGAGGCGGCGGGTAGCCTGCACGAGTCGGTGGAGGAGGCCATCGGTGTTTTGCGCGGGGCCGGGCTGGAGGCGGACGCCGTGCGCGAATTACTGGGGCGGCTGCGGGTGCGCTTTGTGCTGACAGCTCATCCTTCCGAAGCCAAGCGTAAGGAGGTGTTGCTCAAGCTACGCCAGATCGCCGGGCTGATGGCCTACCGCGACCGGCAGCGGCTGCTCCCCCGCGAGGAGCGCACCCTGGAAGCGGCGCTGGTTGAGGAGATCGAGGAACTGTGGCAGACCCGCCTGACGCGGGCGATTTCCCCGACGGTCATGGACGAGGTGGATTTTGGCCTGTACTTTCTGACCGCGGTGATCATGGATGTGGTGGTCGAGGTGATGGCCGACCTGCGGGCGGCGCTGGCGGCGGCTTACCCCGGCGCAGCCTGGGACGACCTGCCGCCGATCCTGCGCTATGCTTCATGGATCGGCGGCGACCGGGACGGCAACCCCAACGTCACGCCGGAGGTGACTCTGCGCACGCTGGCGGCGCTGCGGGAGGCGGCGCGGAGCGTCTACCTGGGCGAGATCGCCTTCCTGCGCGACCACCTGACTCAATCCACCGATGAAGCCCCGGTCTCCACGTTTCTGCGCTATTCTATTCCGGTCAGCGACACCCTGGAACGTCGCTATCCCGGCGAACTGTACCGCCAGAAGCTGACCCTGATCCACGATCGCCTGGCCGCCGACGGGTACCCCTCCGGCGCGGCGCTGCTGGATGACCTGCGCCTGTTGCAGGAAAGCCTGCGCCAGAATCGGGGGCGGCATGTCGCTTCCGGCGCGTTGCAGCGCCTGATCGAGAAGGTGCGCCTGTTCGGGCTGGGGCTGGCCCCGTTGGAGGTGCGCCAGGATGCCCGCCTGCATCGCGCCGCACTGGCTGAGATGTTCCGCGCTTATGGCATCAGCGCCGACTACGAGACCCTGCCAGAGGCGGAGAAGCAGGCTTTGTTGACGCGGGAGATCGCCAGCGGGCGACCGCTCTTCCCGCCGGAACCGGCCTTTTCGCCGGAGACCAACGATGTGATCGCCACCTGGCGCATGATCGCCCAGGCCCAGCGCCGCTATGGCCCAGAGGCGATCGACACCGTGATCGCCAGCCGTTCGGAAGCGCCCAGCGACGGGCTGACCATGCTGCTATTTGCCGCCGAGGTTGGCGTGGCCGGGCAGGTCGATCTGGTTCCGCTGTTCGAAACGATCGACGATCTGCGGGGCGCGGCGGAGGTTGTGGCGGCGTTGTTCGACAACCCGGCCTACGCCCGCTATCTCGAGGGACGCGGGCGCCGTCAGCAGGTTATGCTCGGCTATTCCGACAGCAACAAGGATGGTGGCTACTTTGCTTCCAACTGGCAGCTGTACTCCGCCCAGCGCGCTCTGGCGGAACTATGCCGGGAGCGCGGCGTGCTGCTGGAGTTGTTTCATGGGCGCGGCGGGAGCATCGGGCGGGGCGGCGGGCCAACCAGCCGGGCCATCCTTTCCCAGCCGCCAGCGGCGATGCGTGGCCCGATTAAGATCACCGAGCAGGGAGAGGTCATTGCCTACCGTTATAGCAACGCCGCAATCGCTCGCCGCCACCTGCACCAGGTGTTGCACGCGGCATTGCTGGCAACGGGCGGCCAGGCCCAGGTGGAAGTCAGGCCGGCCTGGGCGGCGGCGATGGACACTCTGGCGGAGGAGGGCCGCCGCGCCTATCGCGCCCTGGTTTACGAGACGCCCGGCTTCCTGGACTACTGGCGGCAGGCCACGCCGATCGAGCAACTGCCCCACCTGCCAATTGCCTCCCGTCCGGTACGGCGGACGCCAGCCGGCGGCTTTGAGGCTATCCGCGCCATTCCCTGGGTGTTCTCCTGGATGCAGAGCCGGGCAATCATCCCCAGCTGGTATGGCATCGGGACGGCGCTGGAAGCTTTCTGTGCCGGAGAGGAGGGCGGGCTGGCGTTGCTGGTGGAGATGTACCGCGAGTGGCCGTTCTTTGCCGCGCTGCTGGACAACGTGGAACTTGACCTGGCCAAGGCTGACATGGGCATTGCCGAGCGGTACGCGGAACTGGTGACCGACGGCGCTCTGCGGGCGCGGGTATTCAGCGCGATCACTGCCGAGCATGAGCGCGCCTGCCAGTACGTCAATCGCATCATCGGGCAGCAGCGCCTTCTTGATCACTCGCCGGTGATCCAGCATAGCATCGAGCGCCGCAACCCGTATGTGGACCCGCTGAACTTCATCCAGGTGGCGCTGCTGCGCGCCCTGCGCGACCCGGCGACGGAATCCGGCCAGCGCAGCGCCCTGCTGGAACTGGCGCTCTCCACGGTTAACGGCATCGCGGCGGGGATGAAGACAACGGGATAG
- a CDS encoding class I SAM-dependent methyltransferase encodes MSAGFDPDFDDAVWTLDWLRIPVRQVPVGDYESGYRVVREFVEQIDVFGQSYQLDPPLDVRGLFDPAGVLWMSDTPQERMMMYNNARRSQGHILVGGAGLGLYPQYVTGAASFTIIERSPIVLKVVGPMLQEVMAERGVQLRFLVGDIETFLARAEPGGYDTIFLDTWERLDAALLPSINRLRNLSLRHLAPGGQVLLWGYRWMVRLFEEACATLLIMPPEERELWLAEQRPANPRAAVLLTPIADAFRGRTIQRWELDEAVRYCREWVRQVTV; translated from the coding sequence GTGAGCGCCGGATTTGATCCCGATTTTGACGACGCCGTATGGACGCTGGACTGGCTGCGCATCCCCGTGCGGCAGGTGCCGGTGGGCGACTATGAAAGCGGCTACCGGGTGGTGCGGGAGTTTGTCGAGCAGATCGATGTCTTCGGGCAGTCTTACCAGCTGGACCCGCCGCTGGACGTGCGTGGCCTGTTTGATCCGGCAGGCGTGCTGTGGATGTCCGACACGCCGCAGGAACGGATGATGATGTACAACAACGCCAGGCGCTCGCAGGGACATATACTGGTCGGTGGGGCAGGGCTGGGCCTCTACCCGCAGTATGTGACTGGCGCGGCTTCTTTCACCATCATCGAGCGTAGCCCGATCGTCCTCAAGGTGGTTGGGCCGATGTTGCAGGAAGTTATGGCCGAGCGAGGGGTACAGCTACGCTTTCTGGTGGGTGATATCGAGACTTTCCTGGCCAGGGCCGAACCGGGCGGCTACGACACGATCTTCCTCGATACCTGGGAGCGCCTGGACGCCGCCCTGCTGCCATCGATCAACCGCCTGCGCAACCTCTCCCTCCGCCATCTGGCTCCGGGCGGGCAGGTGCTATTGTGGGGGTACCGCTGGATGGTGCGCCTGTTTGAGGAGGCATGCGCTACCTTGCTGATTATGCCGCCGGAGGAGCGCGAGCTGTGGCTGGCGGAACAGCGTCCCGCTAACCCGCGGGCGGCGGTCCTGCTGACCCCGATCGCCGATGCCTTCCGGGGGCGGACGATCCAGCGCTGGGAACTCGATGAGGCCGTGCGTTACTGCCGCGAGTGGGTCCGGCAGGTCACGGTCTAG
- a CDS encoding LCP family protein: MRLSPPLALAGVVLLMIFTVVAAVAVYGGVRLLTIQAGDIAALPAFDPLRLRPSPTPIGVVSVAQATPTAIAAAIPTAVGGEPEPTAEVQVDPAAGYSAWSDPNRVNILLLGIDQRRGEQGPFRTDTMIVLSVDPVRRSAVMLSIPRDLWVSIPGFAPGRINTANSLGDSYDFPGGGPALAAQTVERNLGIRIHHTIRVNFDLFLRAVEAIAPVEICVTETIHDEAYPDGSYGIMTVHFDPGCQPMNAEQLLQYARVRHTQGGDFDRARRQQQVITAARDRILSLGGVQALLAQAPALWEAARQDIQTTLSFEQLVSLALLAQDIPQENITQAVLDANYVYFETTASGDQVLRLRGDAMRRLVSDLFNPVKMEQEDLRALAASETATLSVVNGTTTQGLAAEARDWLQARGFNVVEIGNATSSGYAHTVIKDYTNKPYTARLLASLLGLPVTAVQPGSDNATVQDIQIVVGEDLIPLLRGQ, from the coding sequence ATGCGACTTTCCCCACCGCTGGCGCTGGCCGGCGTTGTCTTGCTGATGATCTTCACTGTTGTGGCTGCCGTCGCCGTCTATGGCGGCGTCCGCCTCCTGACCATCCAGGCGGGCGATATTGCCGCACTGCCGGCTTTTGACCCGCTGCGCCTGCGTCCCAGCCCAACGCCGATTGGTGTGGTGAGCGTGGCCCAGGCCACGCCTACGGCCATCGCTGCCGCCATCCCGACAGCGGTTGGCGGTGAGCCGGAACCTACCGCCGAAGTGCAGGTCGACCCTGCCGCTGGCTACAGCGCCTGGTCTGACCCGAACCGGGTCAACATCCTGCTGTTGGGGATCGATCAGCGGCGGGGAGAACAAGGCCCGTTCCGCACGGACACTATGATTGTGCTTAGCGTGGACCCCGTCCGCCGCAGCGCTGTGATGCTCTCCATCCCACGCGATCTGTGGGTGAGCATCCCCGGCTTTGCGCCGGGCCGGATCAACACTGCCAATTCGCTGGGCGATTCGTATGACTTTCCGGGTGGCGGCCCCGCCCTGGCCGCCCAGACGGTGGAGCGCAACCTGGGCATCCGCATCCACCATACGATTCGCGTCAATTTCGACCTGTTCCTGCGGGCGGTGGAGGCGATCGCCCCGGTGGAAATCTGCGTGACTGAGACGATCCACGACGAGGCCTATCCTGACGGTAGCTACGGCATCATGACTGTACACTTTGACCCCGGCTGCCAGCCGATGAACGCCGAACAGCTCCTGCAGTACGCCCGTGTCCGCCATACGCAGGGCGGCGATTTCGACCGTGCTCGCCGCCAGCAGCAGGTGATCACCGCGGCTCGCGATCGCATTTTGAGCCTGGGCGGGGTGCAGGCCTTGCTGGCGCAGGCCCCGGCTCTATGGGAAGCAGCCCGCCAGGACATTCAAACCACGCTCTCATTTGAGCAGCTGGTCAGTCTGGCCCTGCTGGCTCAGGATATCCCACAGGAGAACATCACCCAGGCCGTGCTGGACGCCAATTACGTCTACTTTGAAACTACCGCCAGCGGCGATCAGGTGCTGCGGCTGCGCGGGGACGCCATGCGGCGGCTGGTCAGCGACCTGTTCAACCCGGTGAAGATGGAGCAGGAGGACCTGCGTGCTCTGGCTGCTTCGGAGACGGCAACGCTGAGCGTGGTGAACGGCACCACGACGCAGGGCCTGGCCGCGGAAGCACGTGACTGGCTTCAGGCGCGGGGCTTCAACGTCGTCGAGATCGGCAACGCTACCAGTTCTGGTTATGCGCACACCGTGATCAAGGACTACACCAACAAGCCTTATACCGCCCGGTTGCTGGCTTCCCTGCTCGGGTTGCCGGTGACCGCTGTCCAGCCCGGCAGCGATAACGCAACAGTGCAGGACATCCAGATCGTGGTGGGCGAAGACCTGATCCCGTTGCTGCGCGGCCAGTAG
- the larA gene encoding nickel-dependent lactate racemase, whose translation MRIKLAYGVDGLWLDLPDALDVTVLEPHFVPALAESEAALRAALAAPLESPPLRECVRASDRVAIIFSDITRPTPNHLILPAVLEAIAHVPPEQIVLCNALGTHRPNTSEELVRLLGPVIVSRYRIIQNNAFDPSTQRYLGQTSRGHELWINREVVAADFRILTGFIEPHFFAGFSGGGKALMPGMAGLQTVLGNHDAGMIDDPGATWGVSYGNPIWEEAREAAQRVGPNFLLNVTLNRDQAITGVFAGALPTAHDAGIAFLRQSALVPVAAPFDVVITTNAGYPLDQSLYQSVKGMSAAARIVRPGGAIIIAAACADGIPDHGLYGELLRSAGSPANVLAMVRAFDPPRQDQWQAQIQALVQLKADVYVYSDGLTDTQVRDALLQPCHDIPALVSDLAARYGPGARIAVLPEGPQTIACVGAV comes from the coding sequence ATGCGCATCAAACTGGCTTACGGTGTCGATGGCCTGTGGCTTGATCTGCCGGACGCGCTTGACGTGACTGTGCTGGAGCCACACTTTGTCCCGGCCCTGGCGGAGTCGGAGGCGGCGCTGCGGGCGGCGCTGGCCGCGCCGCTGGAATCGCCGCCGCTGCGAGAGTGCGTCCGGGCCTCTGACCGCGTGGCGATCATCTTCAGCGACATCACCCGCCCGACGCCCAATCATCTGATCCTTCCGGCAGTGCTGGAGGCTATCGCCCATGTCCCCCCTGAGCAGATCGTGCTGTGTAATGCGCTGGGTACGCACCGCCCCAATACGTCGGAAGAACTGGTGCGCTTGCTGGGGCCGGTGATCGTCAGCCGCTACCGTATTATCCAGAACAATGCCTTTGATCCGTCGACCCAGCGTTACCTGGGGCAGACCTCGCGCGGACACGAGTTGTGGATCAACCGGGAGGTTGTAGCTGCTGATTTCAGAATCCTGACCGGGTTCATCGAGCCACACTTCTTCGCCGGGTTTTCTGGGGGCGGCAAGGCGCTGATGCCCGGTATGGCTGGCTTGCAGACCGTCCTGGGTAACCATGACGCCGGGATGATTGACGATCCGGGTGCCACGTGGGGTGTCAGCTACGGCAACCCGATCTGGGAGGAAGCGCGGGAGGCCGCGCAACGGGTGGGGCCGAACTTTCTGCTCAATGTGACACTCAACCGCGATCAGGCCATCACCGGAGTGTTCGCCGGGGCGCTGCCCACCGCCCATGACGCCGGGATCGCTTTTCTCCGCCAGTCGGCGCTGGTTCCGGTGGCGGCTCCGTTCGATGTCGTCATTACCACCAATGCCGGTTATCCACTCGACCAGAGCCTTTACCAGTCAGTCAAGGGTATGAGCGCGGCGGCCCGGATTGTCAGGCCGGGCGGGGCGATCATCATTGCCGCGGCTTGCGCGGATGGCATCCCCGATCATGGGCTGTACGGCGAACTGCTGCGCTCGGCGGGCAGCCCGGCGAATGTGCTGGCGATGGTGCGCGCCTTCGACCCGCCGCGTCAGGATCAGTGGCAGGCTCAGATTCAGGCACTGGTTCAGCTCAAGGCCGATGTATACGTCTACTCAGACGGCCTGACCGATACGCAGGTGCGTGACGCCCTGCTGCAACCCTGCCATGACATCCCGGCGCTGGTGAGCGACCTGGCGGCCCGCTACGGGCCGGGCGCACGCATCGCCGTCCTGCCGGAAGGCCCGCAGACGATCGCCTGTGTCGGCGCGGTCTGA
- a CDS encoding SH3 domain-containing protein encodes MVRARSLCCPGRFLPLILLILALLPGMTTAQGDPCGMIPPRLAIGTYARTTAAEGQTLRLRVTPGLGAASVGRLAGDTQVRVIAGPICADGFRWWQVAATEGLTGWAAEGQDRVYYLEPVRLPAPSPDPADITCALALPPPGEVGKQLRVTHVGAPLAARVLPEAGAALRGRWEADSLLTIVAGPLCRGGSWWWRIIQPDGQPAWIVAGDSVQHYVAVVTPTPTPLPTATATPTLTATVTATPSPTPRPTATPTPSVTPTPRPTLTARPTLTPSPTLDTLCLTVPPPRLRPGQEGRVSTAVDGLRLRLLPAIGAGEIGLLRSGATFTVLDGPLCNTGYYWYRLALPTGVSGWAAEGTSGVYWLEPASPPGVSVGTVFPGR; translated from the coding sequence ATGGTTAGAGCCCGTTCCCTTTGCTGCCCTGGGAGATTCCTGCCGCTGATCCTGCTGATCCTGGCGCTGCTGCCAGGGATGACAACAGCTCAGGGCGATCCGTGCGGGATGATTCCGCCTCGCCTGGCGATCGGCACCTACGCCCGCACCACCGCCGCCGAAGGCCAGACCCTGCGCCTGCGGGTTACACCCGGCTTGGGCGCGGCCAGTGTCGGGCGGCTGGCCGGTGATACGCAGGTACGGGTGATAGCCGGGCCGATCTGCGCCGACGGCTTCCGCTGGTGGCAGGTTGCGGCAACCGAAGGGCTGACTGGCTGGGCAGCGGAAGGTCAGGATCGTGTTTACTACCTGGAACCGGTACGTCTGCCCGCCCCCTCCCCTGACCCGGCGGATATCACCTGTGCCCTGGCTCTGCCCCCGCCGGGCGAAGTTGGCAAGCAACTGCGTGTAACCCATGTCGGCGCCCCATTGGCAGCACGGGTGCTCCCGGAGGCGGGGGCGGCCCTGCGCGGGCGCTGGGAGGCAGACAGCCTGCTTACCATCGTGGCCGGACCGCTCTGCCGTGGCGGAAGCTGGTGGTGGCGCATCATCCAGCCGGATGGGCAACCCGCCTGGATCGTTGCCGGGGATAGCGTGCAGCATTACGTCGCAGTCGTAACGCCAACCCCAACACCACTTCCAACCGCTACTGCCACCCCAACACTCACCGCTACCGTCACAGCAACACCCAGCCCAACGCCCCGCCCGACCGCCACACCGACACCCTCGGTCACCCCAACACCCCGGCCAACCCTCACCGCCCGCCCGACGCTCACGCCCTCTCCGACGCTTGATACGTTGTGCCTGACTGTCCCTCCTCCCCGGCTGCGCCCCGGCCAGGAAGGCCGTGTATCTACGGCTGTCGACGGTCTACGGCTGCGCCTGCTGCCAGCAATCGGCGCTGGCGAGATCGGTCTGCTGCGTTCCGGGGCAACCTTCACCGTTCTGGATGGCCCGCTGTGCAACACCGGCTACTACTGGTACCGCCTGGCGTTACCAACGGGCGTAAGCGGCTGGGCGGCGGAAGGCACATCAGGCGTTTACTGGCTGGAACCGGCCAGCCCACCTGGAGTTAGCGTTGGAACGGTTTTTCCGGGTCGCTAG